In Bacteroidota bacterium, one genomic interval encodes:
- a CDS encoding nucleotide pyrophosphohydrolase encodes MSDIEEIIDALIKFRNERDWEQFHNSKDLALAISIEAGELNELFLWKEAKDVNVEKLKNELADVLAYSLLLAKKHNLDVKQIVLDKINANGEKYPVDKAKGNAKKYNEL; translated from the coding sequence ATGTCAGATATCGAGGAAATCATTGATGCTTTAATAAAATTCCGCAACGAGCGCGATTGGGAGCAATTTCACAATTCAAAAGACCTTGCTTTGGCAATATCTATTGAAGCGGGGGAGTTGAATGAGCTGTTTTTATGGAAAGAGGCTAAAGATGTTAATGTAGAAAAATTAAAAAACGAATTAGCCGATGTGTTGGCGTATTCTCTTTTACTTGCGAAGAAGCACAATTTGGATGTGAAGCAAATTGTATTGGATAAGATTAATGCCAATGGCGAAAAATATCCCGTAGACAAAGCAAAAGGAAACGCTAAGAAATACAACGAGCTATAA
- a CDS encoding nucleotidyl transferase AbiEii/AbiGii toxin family protein, which translates to MENKIINIAIVEKVASALKELKKQMVFVGGAVISLYTDDPAADEIRPTQDIDMTINLHGFGAWTKIQVRLAELGFHPNPQGHAICSYTYQDVLIDIMPSEDGPIGPANPWYQPGFSYLVEVALQNEKVSILSAPYFLATKFSAFADRGKDYRTSHDFEDIIYVLDNRINIVDEIIDSDEAVKGFLVERFKEVKAHSQFEEIISVQIHPLMVAERHPLILEKIEKIISL; encoded by the coding sequence ATGGAAAATAAAATCATCAATATTGCTATTGTAGAAAAAGTGGCAAGTGCTTTAAAAGAATTAAAAAAACAGATGGTGTTTGTTGGTGGAGCTGTTATTAGTTTGTACACCGATGATCCGGCAGCCGATGAAATCAGGCCTACTCAAGATATCGATATGACAATCAACCTACACGGATTTGGCGCTTGGACTAAAATACAGGTGCGTTTAGCAGAGCTAGGATTTCATCCAAATCCTCAAGGCCATGCAATTTGTAGTTATACCTATCAAGATGTTCTTATTGATATCATGCCATCAGAGGATGGACCAATCGGACCTGCGAATCCTTGGTATCAACCGGGCTTTTCGTATTTGGTAGAAGTTGCTTTGCAAAATGAAAAAGTAAGTATTTTATCTGCTCCATATTTTTTGGCAACTAAATTTTCTGCATTTGCAGATCGAGGAAAAGATTATAGAACTAGCCATGATTTTGAGGACATCATTTATGTTTTAGATAATAGAATAAATATTGTTGATGAGATAATAGACTCAGATGAAGCCGTTAAGGGGTTTCTTGTAGAACGATTCAAAGAAGTTAAAGCCCACTCACAATTCGAAGAGATTATTTCTGTTCAGATCCATCCGCTGATGGTCGCGGAAAGGCATCCACTGATTTTAGAAAAAATCGAAAAAATAATCTCCTTGTAA
- a CDS encoding RtcB family protein encodes MKNLQDKAFTQLGSSGGGNHFVEWGIIEMLEDDVPLNIKKGKYVALLTHSGSRGFGATVAGYYTKLAKELCRLPKEAANLAYLDLNSAEGQEYWMAMNLAGDYASACHEVIHNRLAKAIGGTVLAKVENHHNFAWKEIWNGEEVIVHRKGATPASKDVMGIIPGSMTAPGFLVRGKGEVNSINSASHGAGRQMSRTKAIQSITKNEMTTILKDHGVTLIGAGLDEAPMAYKDIDMVMAAQTDLVDVLARFTPKIVRMADDGSRED; translated from the coding sequence GTGAAAAATTTGCAGGATAAAGCCTTTACACAATTGGGTTCATCGGGTGGTGGAAATCACTTTGTGGAATGGGGGATTATTGAAATGCTTGAAGACGATGTACCATTAAACATCAAAAAAGGAAAGTATGTTGCTTTGTTAACCCATTCCGGATCGCGTGGATTTGGTGCTACCGTTGCCGGATATTATACCAAGTTGGCGAAAGAACTTTGTCGATTGCCCAAAGAAGCTGCGAATCTTGCATATTTAGATTTGAATTCTGCTGAAGGGCAAGAGTATTGGATGGCGATGAACTTAGCCGGAGATTATGCTTCTGCCTGTCACGAAGTCATTCATAACCGTTTGGCAAAAGCCATTGGTGGAACCGTTTTAGCAAAAGTGGAAAATCATCACAACTTTGCCTGGAAAGAAATTTGGAATGGAGAGGAAGTAATTGTTCACCGTAAAGGTGCAACACCGGCTTCGAAAGATGTGATGGGAATTATTCCCGGATCAATGACCGCGCCCGGATTTTTAGTACGAGGAAAAGGAGAAGTGAATTCGATAAATTCGGCTTCGCATGGTGCTGGCCGTCAGATGAGCCGAACAAAAGCAATCCAATCCATTACAAAAAATGAGATGACCACCATTTTGAAAGATCATGGTGTAACATTGATTGGAGCCGGTTTGGATGAAGCACCCATGGCCTATAAAGATATAGACATGGTAATGGCTGCTCAAACAGATTTGGTGGATGTGCTTGCCCGCTTCACTCCAAAAATTGTGAGAATGGCGGACGATGGAAGCAGAGAAGATTAA
- a CDS encoding RtcB family protein — protein sequence MNKLNITGEDLKAIGFPQGKAIGVAIVVIEKKFRKSTKELVLEQFSKLVLSPIDYMEDEILGVIAAALLEKPKSEDEDTREIIPLKESHNGYAVYGAKNIEEGAINQMEIAMTLPVTVAGALMPDAHQGYGLPIGGVLATKNAIIPFGVGVDIGCRMALSIFDIPETYFTENHGKFKRELIAFTKFGAGNGWQGREKANHAVLDRSEFNMTPL from the coding sequence ATGAACAAATTAAACATAACAGGAGAAGACCTTAAAGCAATCGGCTTCCCGCAAGGTAAAGCCATTGGTGTAGCAATCGTTGTGATCGAAAAGAAATTTCGTAAATCAACAAAAGAACTTGTGCTTGAACAATTTTCGAAATTGGTCTTGTCGCCAATCGATTATATGGAGGATGAAATTTTAGGAGTTATTGCTGCTGCATTATTGGAAAAACCCAAATCAGAAGACGAAGATACACGTGAGATTATTCCTTTAAAAGAATCACATAATGGTTATGCCGTTTATGGTGCAAAAAATATTGAAGAAGGTGCGATTAACCAAATGGAAATTGCAATGACCTTACCAGTAACCGTTGCAGGAGCATTAATGCCGGATGCTCATCAAGGATATGGTTTACCCATCGGTGGTGTATTGGCAACAAAAAATGCCATCATCCCATTTGGTGTGGGAGTGGATATCGGATGCCGTATGGCCTTATCCATTTTTGATATTCCGGAAACCTATTTTACCGAAAACCACGGAAAATTCAAACGTGAATTAATTGCGTTTACAAAATTTGGTGCAGGTAATGGATGGCAAGGAAGAGAAAAAGCGAATCATGCTGTATTGGATAGATCCGAATTCAACATGACTCCTTTGTGA
- a CDS encoding TROVE domain-containing protein codes for MKFNIFKKNATVVKNYEGAKAYALTPEMELYSAVATAGLSDTFYEKGEDRLERIKALIVKNDPEYVARLAVYTRNEMYMRSISMVLAVELAKTNSGNAIVAKTVSGVVKRADEITELLAYYQLANKRTGAKKLNKLSKQIQKGLSVSFNQFDEYQFGKYNRETDVKLRDALFLVHPKAKDDAQQAVFNKIVSNQLAVPYTWETELSAVGQIKYENEKAKAEAVKAKWEELIDSKKIGYMALMRNLRNILDANVSAAHVESVCAYLSNEIAVSNSKQLPFRFLAAYREVKVLKSEFVTMVLNALEDAVVASIKNLKGFDVTTRVLIACDVSGSMQKSISAKSKVLFFDIGLMLGMLMQSKCKRVVTGMFGDTWKVINMPNCGILSNVDEYYKREGEVGYATNGYKVIDDLIARKVIMDKVMMFTDAQMWDSTFGSSSLEKSWKAYKAIAPEAKLYVFDLAGYGNTPLKMLNNDVCLIAGWSDKVFDVLAAIENGENAVEKIKQVEL; via the coding sequence ATGAAATTCAACATCTTCAAAAAGAATGCAACGGTAGTTAAGAACTACGAAGGTGCAAAAGCGTATGCGTTAACTCCTGAAATGGAATTGTATTCAGCTGTTGCGACAGCCGGATTGAGTGATACCTTTTATGAAAAAGGGGAAGACCGCTTGGAACGTATCAAAGCATTGATCGTGAAGAATGATCCGGAGTATGTTGCACGATTGGCAGTATATACACGTAACGAAATGTATATGAGAAGTATCTCAATGGTATTGGCTGTTGAATTGGCCAAAACAAATTCCGGTAATGCAATTGTTGCTAAAACGGTAAGTGGAGTTGTTAAACGTGCAGATGAAATCACCGAATTGCTTGCATATTATCAATTGGCGAACAAAAGAACAGGTGCTAAAAAATTGAATAAACTTTCAAAGCAAATTCAAAAGGGTTTGTCGGTATCGTTCAATCAATTTGATGAATATCAGTTCGGAAAATATAACCGTGAAACAGATGTGAAATTGCGTGATGCCTTGTTTTTGGTTCACCCGAAAGCGAAGGATGACGCTCAGCAAGCGGTGTTCAATAAAATTGTTTCGAACCAATTGGCGGTACCATATACTTGGGAAACAGAATTGTCGGCTGTTGGTCAGATCAAATACGAAAATGAAAAAGCGAAGGCTGAAGCCGTAAAAGCAAAATGGGAAGAATTGATTGATAGCAAAAAGATTGGTTACATGGCTTTGATGAGAAACCTACGTAACATCTTGGATGCAAATGTATCTGCAGCGCATGTTGAGAGCGTATGTGCCTATTTGTCGAATGAGATTGCAGTTTCAAATTCAAAACAATTGCCTTTCCGTTTCCTTGCAGCATACCGTGAGGTGAAAGTGTTGAAATCAGAATTTGTTACCATGGTTCTGAATGCATTGGAAGACGCTGTGGTTGCAAGTATTAAAAACCTAAAAGGTTTTGATGTAACAACCCGTGTATTGATTGCTTGTGATGTTTCGGGATCGATGCAGAAATCAATATCCGCAAAAAGCAAAGTTTTGTTTTTCGATATCGGATTGATGTTGGGGATGTTGATGCAGTCGAAGTGTAAACGTGTGGTAACTGGTATGTTTGGTGATACCTGGAAAGTAATCAACATGCCTAACTGTGGAATTTTGTCGAATGTTGACGAATACTATAAACGTGAAGGAGAAGTGGGTTACGCAACAAACGGTTACAAAGTGATCGATGATTTGATCGCACGTAAAGTGATAATGGATAAAGTGATGATGTTCACCGATGCACAGATGTGGGATAGCACTTTTGGAAGCTCAAGCCTTGAGAAATCATGGAAGGCATACAAAGCAATAGCTCCGGAAGCAAAATTATATGTTTTCGATTTGGCAGGTTATGGAAACACTCCATTAAAAATGCTGAATAATGATGTCTGCTTGATTGCAGGTTGGTCAGATAAAGTGTTTGATGTATTGGCTGCCATCGAAAACGGTGAGAATGCAGTAGAGAAAATCAAACAAGTAGAGTTGTAA
- a CDS encoding WYL domain-containing protein: MPINKLALIRYKTIDNCLQNRFRKWTLEDLMEAVSDALYEYEGMTKGISKRTIQLDLQNMRSEKLGYNAPIIVTDKKYYSYDESNYSITNTPLSKQDLGTLNEVLDVLKQFKGFGYFQELTGMVTKLEDKIYKQKHKGRSYIDFEKNELLKGLEFIDPLHKAIISKTALQLSYQSFKAEKPNDMIFFPYLLKEYRNRWFVLGANKKSRGIINLALDRIVELKELRSEKYHENKLIDIATYYNDTIGVTKAIGQKPQTIVIRIDKANAPYVKTKPLHTSQTILKEDSEGMIFSITVVWNFELERELLGFGEQIEVLAPKRLVGTIQSRLKNSLKKYHNPND; the protein is encoded by the coding sequence ATGCCGATAAACAAACTTGCCCTCATTCGTTACAAAACAATTGATAATTGTTTGCAGAACCGTTTCCGTAAATGGACACTGGAAGATCTGATGGAAGCCGTATCCGATGCTTTGTATGAATACGAAGGAATGACCAAAGGAATCAGCAAGCGCACCATTCAACTTGATCTGCAAAACATGCGAAGTGAAAAGCTTGGATACAATGCCCCCATTATTGTAACGGATAAGAAGTATTATTCCTATGATGAAAGCAATTACAGCATCACCAATACTCCTTTATCCAAGCAAGACCTTGGCACACTCAATGAAGTACTGGATGTTTTAAAACAATTCAAAGGATTTGGTTATTTCCAAGAGTTAACCGGAATGGTTACAAAACTCGAAGACAAAATCTACAAACAAAAACACAAAGGCCGATCCTACATTGATTTTGAAAAGAACGAATTATTGAAAGGACTTGAATTCATTGATCCGTTGCACAAAGCCATCATCAGTAAAACGGCTCTTCAGTTATCCTATCAATCGTTTAAGGCAGAAAAGCCGAATGACATGATTTTCTTTCCTTATCTCTTAAAAGAGTACCGCAATCGTTGGTTTGTATTGGGAGCAAATAAAAAATCGAGAGGCATTATTAACCTGGCCCTCGACCGCATTGTTGAACTGAAGGAACTCCGTTCGGAAAAATACCATGAGAACAAACTGATTGATATAGCAACCTATTACAATGATACAATTGGAGTGACAAAAGCCATCGGACAAAAACCTCAAACAATTGTTATCCGAATAGACAAAGCGAATGCACCTTATGTTAAAACAAAACCACTTCATACTTCTCAAACTATTCTCAAAGAAGATTCCGAAGGAATGATTTTTAGCATTACCGTAGTATGGAATTTTGAATTAGAGCGGGAACTGTTAGGCTTTGGTGAACAAATCGAGGTGCTCGCTCCGAAACGGTTAGTCGGCACCATTCAATCACGATTAAAAAACAGTTTAAAAAAATATCACAATCCAAACGATTAA
- a CDS encoding peptide chain release factor H: MEQKIIQITSGKGPAECERVVAKVLEKILKHARTAELETTMVESVKGNIAGTLLSAMVMLKGKGTNLFCTQWEGSVQWIAQSPYRKYHKRKNWFVGVIVHDITKQMEWNDKDVVYQTMRASGPGGQHVNKTESAVRATHLPSGISVTASAERSQLMNKKEATERLKNKLISWKLEQANEKIQDQWMEHNLLLRGNPVKVFKEVL; encoded by the coding sequence ATGGAACAGAAAATAATACAAATAACATCAGGAAAAGGACCTGCAGAATGCGAAAGAGTGGTGGCGAAAGTGCTTGAGAAAATTCTCAAGCATGCTCGCACTGCTGAACTAGAAACAACGATGGTTGAATCCGTAAAAGGAAATATTGCCGGTACGTTATTATCGGCAATGGTTATGTTGAAAGGAAAAGGAACAAATCTGTTTTGCACTCAGTGGGAAGGAAGTGTGCAATGGATCGCACAAAGCCCGTATCGTAAATATCATAAGCGTAAGAACTGGTTTGTTGGTGTGATTGTTCATGACATAACAAAACAAATGGAATGGAACGATAAAGATGTTGTGTATCAGACAATGAGAGCATCCGGACCAGGTGGACAACATGTCAATAAAACGGAGTCAGCGGTAAGAGCAACACATTTGCCATCCGGAATAAGTGTAACTGCTTCTGCTGAACGGTCGCAACTCATGAACAAAAAGGAGGCGACAGAGCGTTTGAAGAATAAATTGATAAGTTGGAAACTGGAACAGGCGAATGAAAAAATTCAGGATCAATGGATGGAACACAACTTGCTTTTGAGAGGGAACCCTGTCAAAGTATTTAAGGAAGTGTTGTAG
- a CDS encoding RtcB family protein, translating to MSNNKLRGKDLNKIGFENDVSRSVAITTASRHMKHAKKEEILALFQKIKETPADYEFDPLFGLLANTFIVKDKLKAFNSYDLLQETGLLKIYGGKGIEADAKQQMEIAMSLPVSIRGALMPDAHSGFGLPIGGVLAVENAVIPFGVGLDIGCRMALSIYEVPENYLSRHHYELKTALKEFTHFGMDGALEFKQEHEVLDRDEFRQTELLRKLHGKAIRQLGSSGSGNHFVEFGLIELNENNTVGLPAGVYMGLLSHSGSRGLGANVAQHYTKLAMEVCKLPRVAQHMAWLDLNSAEGQEYWMSMNLAGDYAKACHDRIHINISKAIGLKPFVKVENHHNFAWKEELDGKEVIVHRKGATPAHKGELGIIPGNMTDAGYLVVGKGISDSLNSASHGAGRSMSRKKAKESITVSSFRKMVESAGVTLIGASSEESPFAYKDIEEVMVAQQNLVDIHGKFTPKIVRMNKE from the coding sequence ATGAGCAATAATAAATTAAGAGGGAAAGACCTCAATAAAATCGGATTTGAGAATGATGTGTCGAGAAGTGTTGCAATAACGACTGCTTCCAGACATATGAAACATGCGAAAAAAGAAGAAATTCTTGCATTGTTTCAAAAAATTAAAGAAACGCCAGCGGATTATGAATTTGATCCTTTGTTTGGACTTCTGGCAAATACCTTCATCGTTAAAGATAAGTTGAAGGCTTTCAATTCGTATGATCTTTTACAGGAAACAGGATTGCTGAAGATTTATGGTGGAAAGGGAATTGAAGCGGATGCAAAACAACAAATGGAGATCGCTATGAGTCTTCCTGTGAGTATTCGCGGAGCATTGATGCCAGATGCACATAGTGGTTTTGGTTTACCGATTGGTGGTGTGCTAGCTGTGGAGAATGCAGTAATTCCATTTGGTGTGGGATTAGATATCGGTTGCCGTATGGCTTTGTCAATTTATGAAGTGCCAGAGAACTATCTTTCTCGTCATCACTATGAGTTGAAAACAGCTCTGAAAGAATTTACACACTTTGGCATGGATGGTGCCTTGGAGTTCAAACAGGAACACGAAGTCCTTGACCGCGATGAATTTCGCCAAACGGAATTGCTCCGTAAACTTCATGGTAAAGCTATCAGACAGTTGGGAAGCTCAGGCAGTGGAAATCATTTTGTGGAATTCGGACTCATAGAACTGAACGAGAACAATACAGTTGGTTTGCCTGCCGGTGTATACATGGGGCTATTGTCACACTCCGGTTCACGAGGACTAGGTGCAAACGTGGCGCAACATTATACCAAACTTGCGATGGAAGTTTGTAAGCTGCCTCGAGTAGCGCAACACATGGCTTGGTTAGATTTGAATTCAGCCGAAGGACAAGAGTATTGGATGAGTATGAATCTGGCAGGAGATTATGCAAAAGCTTGCCACGATCGAATACACATCAATATTTCAAAAGCAATTGGATTAAAGCCTTTCGTGAAAGTAGAAAATCATCATAACTTTGCTTGGAAAGAAGAGTTAGATGGAAAAGAAGTGATTGTTCACCGCAAAGGTGCAACACCTGCACATAAAGGAGAACTCGGAATCATTCCTGGTAATATGACTGATGCCGGTTACCTGGTTGTTGGAAAGGGAATTTCCGATTCACTCAATTCTGCTTCTCACGGAGCAGGGCGAAGTATGTCACGGAAGAAGGCCAAAGAAAGTATCACTGTATCTTCATTCAGAAAAATGGTGGAGAGCGCAGGTGTCACACTTATTGGAGCGAGTTCGGAAGAATCTCCCTTTGCCTATAAAGACATCGAAGAAGTAATGGTGGCACAACAAAACCTTGTGGATATTCATGGGAAGTTCACACCTAAAATTGTAAGAATGAATAAAGAATAA
- a CDS encoding NAD(+)/NADH kinase, with translation MSIDYAIIVKNKTRLEVLVERFNTKAQAQFYIERSGGNWKEYEVEHVQFHNSLSAVQKQLSAVIKNKIVERTFLPSFLFNEKQLVIVIGQDGLVANTAKYVNGIPIVAINPDTDRYDGFLLPFTSENFISGVEAVIKNDYDSKTASFAEAQLNDGQRLLAFNDLFIGASSHVSARYKISYANKSEEHSSSGIIVSTKAGSSGWLSSVFNMTRGVNGFMHKEKKDIQSKQLNDEQLMFVVREPFQSKKTQTGIVTGLLNHQSSLILESYMPNNGVIFSDGIESDFLNFNSGAIAVIGTAKEKAKLVLKS, from the coding sequence ATGAGTATTGACTATGCAATTATCGTAAAAAATAAAACACGATTGGAAGTCCTGGTTGAGCGCTTTAATACAAAGGCTCAAGCTCAATTTTACATTGAGCGTTCGGGGGGCAATTGGAAAGAGTATGAGGTTGAGCATGTTCAATTTCATAACTCCCTTTCCGCTGTTCAGAAACAGCTTTCCGCTGTGATAAAAAATAAGATTGTTGAACGAACCTTTTTGCCATCTTTTCTTTTCAACGAAAAACAGCTGGTGATAGTAATTGGTCAGGATGGATTGGTTGCAAACACTGCTAAATATGTGAATGGAATTCCAATTGTAGCAATCAATCCTGACACAGATAGATATGATGGTTTTTTGTTGCCGTTTACTTCTGAAAATTTTATTTCAGGAGTTGAGGCCGTGATAAAAAATGATTATGATTCCAAAACTGCTTCTTTTGCTGAAGCGCAGTTGAATGATGGACAACGGTTATTAGCATTTAATGATCTTTTTATTGGAGCTTCATCACATGTTTCTGCTAGGTACAAAATTTCTTATGCTAATAAATCGGAAGAACATTCTTCTTCTGGTATTATTGTTTCTACAAAGGCCGGTTCATCGGGTTGGTTAAGCTCTGTGTTTAACATGACAAGAGGAGTAAATGGGTTTATGCACAAAGAAAAAAAAGATATTCAGAGCAAGCAACTGAATGATGAGCAGCTAATGTTTGTTGTAAGAGAGCCTTTTCAAAGTAAAAAAACACAAACAGGTATTGTAACAGGGTTGCTAAATCATCAGTCTAGCTTGATTTTGGAGTCGTATATGCCAAACAATGGAGTAATCTTTTCTGATGGGATCGAAAGTGATTTTCTGAATTTCAATTCTGGAGCAATTGCAGTAATCGGAACAGCAAAAGAAAAAGCAAAACTTGTTTTGAAAAGCTAA
- a CDS encoding membrane protease subunit, stomatin/prohibitin — translation MFGIKHIKFDSMTFVIHFKNGQVVREGRGLSFFYFEPNSSIVAIAMGSNDLPFIFNETTNDYQTVSIQGQISYKISNPKALADVLDFTVNSNGVYKKNDLEKLNQRIINVAQTSTSSYIHGIKLKDAIRSAKSIEAQILDGLKSSPAIVLLGIEILGANILAITATPEMARALETETREKLQQEADQAIYERRNFAVEQERKIKESELNTEIAIEEKQKQIAEKQMETRIQGAENERKLREMQVEADISVENQRKLLIGQKAANDKLEAETQGYVLETTLKPYKEMDWKILTALNNNPDPKFNISLAFRQLAENASKIGTLNISPELLESLVGDKKGK, via the coding sequence ATGTTCGGAATTAAACACATCAAATTTGACTCGATGACCTTTGTTATCCATTTTAAAAATGGACAAGTGGTAAGAGAAGGCCGCGGGCTATCGTTCTTTTATTTTGAGCCCAATAGCTCTATTGTCGCAATTGCAATGGGAAGTAATGATTTGCCATTTATTTTTAATGAAACGACCAACGATTATCAAACTGTTTCCATTCAAGGGCAAATCAGTTATAAAATAAGTAACCCCAAAGCCCTTGCTGACGTTTTGGACTTTACTGTAAATAGCAATGGCGTTTATAAAAAGAATGACCTTGAGAAATTGAATCAGCGTATTATTAATGTAGCACAAACATCCACATCTTCTTATATCCATGGAATTAAGTTAAAGGATGCCATTCGTTCGGCTAAATCAATTGAAGCTCAAATTCTGGACGGACTTAAATCATCTCCGGCTATTGTACTTTTAGGAATTGAGATATTAGGAGCAAATATTCTAGCTATTACAGCTACTCCTGAAATGGCCAGAGCTTTGGAAACAGAAACGAGAGAGAAATTACAGCAAGAAGCTGATCAAGCAATTTATGAACGCAGAAACTTTGCCGTAGAGCAGGAGCGAAAAATTAAAGAAAGTGAATTAAATACCGAAATCGCGATTGAAGAGAAACAAAAACAAATTGCTGAAAAGCAAATGGAAACAAGAATTCAAGGTGCTGAAAATGAAAGAAAGTTAAGAGAAATGCAAGTGGAAGCAGATATTTCCGTTGAGAACCAACGTAAGCTCTTGATAGGACAAAAAGCGGCAAATGATAAACTGGAGGCAGAAACACAAGGGTATGTTCTTGAAACAACTTTAAAACCATATAAAGAAATGGATTGGAAAATATTAACCGCCTTAAATAATAATCCAGATCCTAAATTTAACATCTCACTTGCTTTTCGTCAGCTTGCTGAAAATGCAAGTAAGATTGGAACTTTAAACATCAGCCCTGAATTGTTAGAATCATTGGTTGGAGATAAAAAAGGAAAGTAA
- a CDS encoding HesA/MoeB/ThiF family protein yields MSFDNRYQTQINLPEIGVNGQNAIENSNVLVIGAGGLGCPVLMYLSALGIGKIGVVDFDVVNVKNLNRQIIYKETDIGKFKVDLVKEKMKEQNSQLEIVTYNVRFSDENALTILEDFDFVIDCCDNYETRYVIDSNCFSTGKPWIYAAVGGFEGQLSVFNYKKKVRYKDVYSDKSIFKTIDACDVQGVVGSTCGFAASLQVNEAIKIILNREDVCEGELLVFNLLDLKLRKFKLNHM; encoded by the coding sequence ATGAGTTTCGATAATAGGTACCAGACACAAATTAATTTACCTGAAATAGGTGTAAACGGACAAAATGCAATTGAAAATTCCAATGTGCTTGTTATTGGTGCTGGAGGTTTGGGTTGCCCTGTTTTGATGTACTTGTCCGCTTTGGGTATAGGTAAGATTGGGGTTGTTGATTTTGATGTTGTTAATGTAAAAAATTTAAATCGTCAAATCATCTACAAAGAAACTGACATCGGAAAATTCAAAGTAGATTTAGTAAAAGAAAAAATGAAGGAGCAGAATTCTCAATTAGAAATTGTGACTTATAATGTTCGATTCTCCGATGAAAATGCTCTGACAATTTTAGAAGATTTTGATTTTGTGATAGATTGCTGTGATAATTATGAAACAAGGTATGTGATCGATTCAAATTGTTTTTCCACTGGAAAGCCATGGATATATGCGGCAGTTGGTGGATTTGAAGGCCAACTCTCTGTTTTTAATTATAAGAAAAAGGTAAGATATAAGGATGTTTATTCCGATAAAAGTATTTTTAAAACGATAGATGCTTGCGATGTTCAAGGTGTAGTTGGAAGTACATGTGGTTTTGCAGCAAGTTTACAAGTAAATGAAGCAATTAAGATAATATTAAACAGGGAAGATGTTTGTGAAGGTGAATTGCTTGTTTTTAATTTACTTGATCTGAAACTAAGAAAGTTTAAATTAAATCATATGTAA